The genomic DNA ATAACTGTCTGCAAATTCCATCATCAAGCTTTTCCATTGGACGATTTGATTTACAACTCCTTTGATTCAAAAGTCAGCCATATTCCATACAGCCAAATTCGTCCAGCCGAAAACTGCAGAAATTACTTGCAACATTCCAGATAAAACGAGTACCAAGTTGTGACAGCTGATATACCATGCTAACGCTAATGTCTGGTCCGGTTGGAACTGCTTCAACATCTTTTTCCAATTAACCCGACCATCATGTTTCGCCTAAAAGTCAGCAGAAAAATTGGGCAATGCTTTGCCAACCTATAATGGAGGTTTAAGATTCTAAATTCTAGTGTATGTATTTCTGGCAAATGAGAAGTTAAAAATGCTCTCCAATAATGACAATTTTGATCTTAGCCATACTACTACTTAAATCACTCCAGCAACGTACTTAGATGACGTACTCATAAAACCATGTAAAATTGGGAAAGTGGATCAATAAATGTGCTTACATTCGAAAACTGATATTGTTTCTGTATTGTTAACTATCACAAAACAATTACTAGCTATTAGCTGCAGGTGCATTATAACCTATTTTATTTGTACTAgaaagaatgtgtgtgtgtgtttaaaataGATACAGTTCTGTAAACCTATTTTTGTAAAAACCCACAATACTTGTGATAAGTGTCATaggttttcgcttttttcttcttttagtctttttttgtacagttttttttcttttcttttgcgttACTCCCCTCTTCGCGAAGTGCTGGCACGTTTAGAAATAGCTAGTTGTGGTTGGTATCGAAGAGGATGTAAAGAGCGGttcccgaaacaggatgctcAAGTTGTCGTGCTCCTCCAACATTTTCCAGGACGCAGCAAAGGCGCCTCTTATCCGTTCGAACACAAACCGTTTGTGAACCGATTTTCCGGTGTTGGTGCGATTGAATGGTTCTGAAAGTTATGCAGAAGATCGGTGTAAGCGGAAAATGCAACGAAACGACACTCTCGCTTCCTTACCTTCGATAAACAAATAGCCGCGGATTCGATGGTTTTCGCTGCCGCTCCATTTGCATTCGGATATCGGTAGAATCGTACCCGTTCGTACCGAAATAGCATAGATAGCGTAACTGAAAAAAAGGGTCAAACTGTTAACTGTTTGCCATCAAATCAGGTACAGAGACGGTGCTCGAATTCTGTTCTGTTCTTACTCAAATTCGGCATAGTATTTGAAAAACTTGAGCAACAGTTCGCCGAGCGTGTCCTTGTTGTCCGATCGGTAAGGGTCGATGCGTTCGAGCAAATTGCTGTTATAATCGTCTTGCTGCAACAAGGAATGATGGGATTGAAGGGATGACTTTCTACCAGACCTACTGACATCGAGCCCAGGTCGACCGGTAAGTTCGGCGTGTGACGGGCGCCAAGTTCGGGTCAATCCATCGAACTCGTAGTACCAACAAATCGACCCGAACTCGTCGAACTCACCGGTCGAACCAGGAAAAACAGACATCGCTAGTACTTACGGCAAACTTTTCCGGATAAACACTGTGCAGACACGGTACGACCGACGGCGTGACACCGCACTGCAGGAAGTTGAGCACCATCAGGACAAGCGAGTAGCTGGACATGGTGGAGTTTTTCGGATCGTTCAGGTTGTGATGTTGTGCCCACAGCTTTATCACCATAACCAAGGGCCGTACACGCAAGTCCACTGAAAAAAACGAAGGGAAAACCCGGATCAAACCAAGGAAAAAGCAAGACGAACCATTCTTTCCTAAAAAAACCTCACATTGAGCATAGCAGTGAAGCAAATGCGTATTGCGTATCCCGACCCGATTGTTAATGCTCAGATCGATATCGATGTTTTCCTTCACATGGCGAAACCGTAGAATTGGCACCTTGGCCCTTATCAGCAGAAGACGCTCAAAGCAGCTGGATGTGGACATCGTTTCGATGAAGCTTTTCACCCGCAGCAGATTGTTCAGTGCTTCGGTGCGCGCATCACAGTACCTCGGCCCGTCGATGTCTACAATGCACATGTCCATGTCGGAAGTATCCGTGCCGAACCCGGAAATGGTGCTGCCCATCAGGTAAAGCTCGTACTTTGGCAACCAGGAAGCCATACGCTGGAAGTGATGGTAGAGCGTTTCCCACAGGCGCATCTTTCTCGCAAACGTACTCTCCGATTGCTTGTTAGCGAGAAACATGTGCCAAATGCTCTTCGACAGTGGATCTTCGACAGTGGTCTGGACATCGGAAGGTacggtggtggttgtttcgAGCGGAGTAGTATCTGGGCACTGGTCGCTGCTTGAAGCTCGACTTTCAGTGCTGGTTGATGTGCCTTCGCTTTCGAGACTTCCGTTTGGCGTGTTGTTGTCGCTGGTCGGGCAGCTGGACTTGCCGTAATCTTGCAAGTTGCCATTGTTTTTTGGTGGACCACAAATGTTCTTCTGCTCCGTATGCTCCGGGCGTATGGGATGCAGCTGTGGCAGTGCTGCATGCCCTTGAGCATGCTCCGGTCCCAAACTGCGCCGAGCGACATCCGGCTCACCACGCACCTGTTGCGTCCATAGTTCGTTTTTGCGTCGGTACATCGACTCTTTCTGGTAGGTGTGGCCAAACTTGAACATCAGCCAATTGTTGTGATAACCATAGTAACGAAGCAGATTGGCGAACGTATGATGCGATCGGTCAGACTCCGCTCGCTTCTCGGGCACGCGTTCGCCGTAGCTTCTGGTACGTTCGTTGCGTTGCGGCGCGAAATACATGTGCTGCCGGATGTCGTTTAAAACATCGAACGTGTACTTGTATTTCGTACCGTTTAAtgtccttttgctgctgctgctgctgccgcaaGCAACATCGCTTTGGAACACTTGCTGACCGAAGTAGCGCATATGTGAGCGCAACGGGTTCGGATCCGGCGGGTGATGTTCTGGACGCAGATTTGATATTCTAACCGGAAGGCTCCAGACGGTGGTATTCGAGGTGTGATTCCCAACGTATCCGTTCAATCGTAACGAGCTGCCGGAGGACTGTTCGGTGTCCATTCTAGCGTTGTGCGTTCCGAGTTTTACGTTCATGTTGGATGACAACGTGGTTGTAATCTTGGGACAGTTGGAGAATGATGTTTTTCTCACCTTCGTTCGTCCCATTGGATACACACTGGTGGCTCTGCAAAGTGCAACGAACAAAGGCTAATTCTTTGCTTTAATTCCTTTCCCAAATACCCAAATCTTTGTACTACCATACCTGCTCCGTGGATGAATGTTGTTTCCTGTGGTTAAGACCTAACCGCTGCTGTACGTTGCTTTAAGATAATTTCTCATCTCAGTGCCTTCTGCGATTCACAACGATTCACACCGCCAAGCAGTGGTTCATGGGTAGTTCggatttttcaaataaattgtattttcTTATGACCTTGCTCTTTTACTAGTTAACCATGTATGCACCATcaacagcaccattttccGTTTCAATAACCCTACAAAGTAAACCATTTTTCACCCACAACCTCGCTATAGCTAGAATTTCAACAGCTTCCACCAACGTACAACGCTTCTTCATTCGCATCTCTTGTACACCACTTGCAGATGGTTTGTCATCGGCGTAACGTCCGTCTGCATGTCCGTTTGAATCTCGAGCGTTCCGTCCGCATTCAAGCGATATCTTTTCTCGATCGCCTTAACGGCCGGATCCTTCCCGAACGACATGCGGTCGATCGCTTTGGAGGTCAGCTGTAGCTCGTTCTCcgtcgcttcgccttcctccagcACGGCCAGCCCGAAGTTGTGCGCTACCATAAACGCAACCTGGCTGGTGCCCGGCTTGATGCGCAGAAAGCCTCGCTCAAGGTGCATCGGTGCACCGGACACGGGATGGCGTGAGTTCGCTTCGTAGTTCAGCAACGGTTGACCCACCGAttcgaacttgatgatttcgtTGTAGGCAAAATCTTTAATGGTCGGATAGTGTCCCTTAGCGGTCACAGATTCCCAGGTGCCGATGAGCCATTGGATGGGTTTCAGTGCTTCGTGTATTTTAGCCATCTGCAGGGGAGCGAAAACAGGATTTTGTGATTGATTTGAATACACACTCTACGATtatagtgtttgttttttggtgtaaAATATATCGTTCGTTACCTTTTCTTGCCGGTACAGTGtcggtttgtttacgtttgctGCTATATTAAGCCGTGGACAAAGCTATGTACAACGACTGCAATAAACAAACTTTTTGTTGGAGTAATTCAACATAAATTATCACAAAAGCTAGTCTTCCTTGCGCTACATGGCTAGTACATTAATAAGAGATATTTTTCTCAACATTCATCCTAACTAAAATTCcttttttaagataaattttTCGTTTTAGAACTATTTTCGCACATCGAATTTTGACGTTGGTGCTATGTTCGAATTCGGCACCGCATGTAGCTGTCAATTCGAGAAGCTTCGGCAACAGCGCGTTGACAGCCACAACTATCGTGCTCTCGTTCCACCTCTATCTCACTCGCACCTTGGAGACTATGGGCTGAACCACCTTCGGGGACCGCGAACTACGGCCAGAGTCGCCAAGTTTCGGTCAAAATTGTACGCATAATGATAGCAGTCATTTGTGTACCGCGGTCTGTCAACAACTCCTAGCGTTTTGCTGTCACAATAGAGTTAGTCGTGTGCGTCGAACACCGCATCTACGAAGGGTAATTGTAAAAACCTAGTGGTCTTCTAACAACAATAAGCGACCGAAAGCAGCTTGGCAGCATCCGTAAGCCGAAAACTGAACAGCTCACCTTCCGACGGTGCATCGAACTTCTTATCGCGCTGGAATGCAGTGAATGTGCGGGagtgggcgtgtgtgtgtgtgcgagcgtgtctcgcgagaagaaaaaatgcgTTTGCAGATTCCGATCCTCCAGGCAGCGTTCGCTGCGTAGCGATACATCAGCAACACGGATCGCGAGTAGAAGATGATAAATGTTCGATTTTAATGTCACTTTTGAGGCTTTTTTGTCTGCGCACTGTGTATGGCGAACGTTGACCAGGGcatggagaagaaaacaaacgtgtgtgcaagtgtgtgcgtacgtatgtgtgtgtgtgtgtgtttgggagtGAGCCTTGAATTTCTGTCTCAATCAGGGCAGTGGTCGGCAAAATGCAGTCGCCTTTCCTGCTGTTTTCAagggggggttttcttttggcAGTGATTTTGCAGTGCTATTTCTACAGAAGTAATCGGGTGCTTGGCGTATAATTCtgtaaacaaattaaatcGAAACGCAGCAACGTATGGCACCGCTTTTCTAGAGGCTTTTCGGACGAGTCCACCCATTTGTCGACCACTGGCTGTGCCCGGGGCATGAAGTAAACGTGAGATGAAATCGAATTTGTGcggtgtatgtttgtgtgtgtgtgtgtggtgggcgTGAAGCACGTAGGGTGGCTAGCGTACATCTGTGTATATGTGTGCGAGtattttggggcaaaaacgGTGACGTTTTGCGTTCTCATCGAAGTAGTCCGTCGTTTGTCGCGCGCGCCAGTGAAATTGCGATGAGATGAAACGCGATTTCGTCCGTCGAATCGTCTTCGATTCTAAGCTCCTCGAGTGACATCTCtccttgtgtatgtgtgtgtttgtgtcccgGTCAGTTTGTGCGACACGTATGGGTCGacacagacacatacacacgcgcaGCAGGATTCTGGGTTTCCTTTTCTCGGTCCTTGCCTGAGAAAGGTGGTGAGCCACAGTAAGTTAGCGATTTATCGGGATGTGTGTCCGTGAGAGGGTTGCCTCCGAGACGGTGAACCGTGcgacatacacacatacacacagccacCGTAGTTGACGATGTGTGCACGCCGAGatgtttgtggtttgtttattGTGGAGCTAGTTGGTAGTGAAGAAAAATAGAAGGTTGTGATCTAGTTCCGCGCTTGTGAATGCACAACTCCACGGGATGTGATTTTTACTCAATATTAGCTTATGGTGTGTGAGCGGTGGGTGTGAACGGAAAACGGGCAGAAGACGAGTTGTGGAAGGTAGAAGACAACTCGCGAAACTCATTCCAGTAGGCGCGGCTATGTGTACGGTAATGATTCCTACAGAATTTATGTGCGATTTGTGAAGAGAAAAACgcgtcgaatgaaatattccaCTTAAAAAATGTCTGCGGAATGTGCTTTCGTAAAACAAATACGCCCCGAAAACCCGAAAAAACGAGTCGGAATGGGAagaatgtgtatgtgtgtgtgagtgtgtgtttttgaaatattttcataCAAATATGGAACACAGTTTGTAGTAATGCACAATCATGAGATtgcttttaatcatttttttctggagcatttgttgttttcttgagACATCTTTCTCAAGAACTAACCCCCTCCTCAAAAGTAATCCCCATCGCCCAACGTGTCCAATGAGTCGCCATCGCCAAGTGACAGTTCCTTccgcagtagcagcagctgctgttgctggattTTGCCCATTCGTTTGGGCACAACatctggtgatgatgatgctgattaCACCCATCATACGATGTGACACCTGCAACACGATTgtgccaaccagccagccagcccttTTTACAATCAATAGTTTGTCTTCTCGATTTtcgcgtctgtgtgtgtgtgtgtatattcgAAATCAGGCATACGATTCGGGCTGGTGCTGGTATCTGGATGTAAGCGCATGATTGATGTTTGGTCGGTGTTATTTTAATgcatatttaattaaaatatgcaCCTGCAGAGTCTCTGGAGGCCTTTTTGAAGAGTAAGAAGAAGTGTCCTTTTTTTAAGATCGTACCTTCTACCGTGTGAGAGTATTTCACTGTCGATAGAAAGTGTTGTAgcttacaaaaagaaaaggaaaaaagtgtAATTAATTGCATTGCGTGTGCAGTTGCCTTTCCGCAACAGTGACGtagaaatggaaataaaaaaaagttaaacggAAATGTTTCCTCTTTGTTTACACAGTGAGGTTTATTATTAGTTTGGTTGGTTAAGTGTGATATGTGTGGTACcgaagagagagggagggagagagagataaaatgGTGTGGATACAGTGACTCAAACGGAAATCCGTACTccttaaaattaaacaattgcTCGGCTTTGAGGACAAATCATGAGAATATTTTCACACATCCTTTCCTATAAACCATGAACAAAGCGGTTGCAAAATAGTCGAAATGGTTAAAGTAGTgcagaaatattgatttttgcatGCCAAATAGTCCACTTTGCTAAGCGGTCAGATGcataatttataatatttgTAGAGGATTTCTTTTTCATACAAGTGTGCAATTCTAGTAGATAGATAATtatcaaagcaaaaaaattgtACCATTCTGCTGAAGTTTTCGTCATTTATAAAGATCTGTAGCAGAATAAAACAAGCCTAGAGCCTTAAAACTAAGAAATGATCGTAAAGAAAGTAGTGTTTGCTATAATTATTTtggattttaaaaatttatttaaaaaaaccgcCAAAATGTCTTAATTATTACCAAAGAATAtcaaaaccgaaacaaaattCCATACAAATTTCCGCAGAAAAAAGTGCATAATGTTGGTCAGGAGAGAATATTATTTCTTGTATCGCTTACCGATTAACTGATTCTTGTAgtgttgttttaaaattaagaaCTGATTACAAAAAAGTCACTTTTGCTGTTAGGCAGTATTTGTTTTGGGTTGGAAAAAATTCTTCCAATCTGCAGATAAAACATAAAGgcatttttttgaaaaatgataTTATCATTCAAGTCGCTCCTTGTAGTAATCGTCTGGAACAAAAATCTGGTACAATTGGCCTTCGTATGCGGTAAAGTTGATAAAGACTTAAACAATATTGGCAGATTTTTAAAACATGTATTTTTAGATGCTTTTCACCGAAAGGCTGCTGTCTGGCTTTTGCCAAAATCAAACGTTCAGTTTTGTTCATGATTAGTAGGTGTAAACGAAACAAGCCATGGAGAAAGTTTTACTAAACTAGCCATTGAAATCGATCATAGACAATCTGCTATAGCAAAGCAGAATGTTCTATTGTTTAGTTCAGTATTTCCGTGAATCGCACGCCGCGAACGGTTGTAAAAGTATTAAATTATATTCCATCATATTAGGAGTCGTATAGTGCTTTAACTACGAAAATCGTCTTTAAAGTCCAGAAAATGTTCAATTTCAAGGTGTCCTAATTTCCGTTTAACTCACTGTAAATAAACGGTCCAGTGTGTACGCTTTGAAGTGCAGAAAGAGCAGTGGTGTTGAAGTGGTGTCAGTGAAGTGTATTCGTTGTCGTtaagcaaggaaaaaaatccatttactaataataatcatcataTTTATGGTAGAATTTAACTTGCAACATTGTTTCTGAAAAAGCAACatcccgtttgtttgttgctatgGCACGGCACGCTAACGaatttgaaacaaatatttatttcttccAGAGTGTAACATTAATTACAACCCAACTGCAGAGCTTGTCCGCACACTAACGTGTGGATAGTgaaaaatgtgtatgtagtgagtgcgatgatgatgatggttatgATGAGTCATAGGTGTGCCCCTTGTGGAAAGCAAAAGTGAATCGTTTGCAATGTTAATAATTGTAGATTAAAAAGAAACGCtcatagagagagaaagagcatcATTCTTGCGAATAAGTAATAGTCCTCTGTGAAAAAATCTTGGTAGAAACGTGGTTAAAAAGAGAGAAGGCACAAGGAATGGTGGTACTGggtgaattaaaaaaaaaaattgtgaagaaATCCCGGTGAGCTCTACCAGAAGCAGGGCAAATGAGCATTGCGAAAAGTGGCTACTATGATGTTGAATGTGCTTTGCCGTGCGGTGAAATATTGTGAATACAATTCGTGAAATTTGTGGTTAAAAATAGCCTGGCGGTCGTCTTGCATTCAAAGGACACCCAGTGCAATCGCTGGTCCTCTCTCATCATTCGACGCCCGACTTTCATCAATCTTCAACAAATCACCAAAATAATATCCGGAGCTACTCCTCTTCGTTGTGTAGAGTACTATAAGGTAAGTTGACTGTTGGCAATAGAGGAGCCAGCAAAATTTTTACTATTATTAGAAACGTTTGGTCAGACCAAAATCCCCACTGCGATATTTTCCCATCAAAGATGCTAGACAAAAATGCTTCCGTTCGTTCTAAATCATTGGTCGAAGAACCTCTTCCCTCACACACTGTTCAAGAAAACGATGTCTCTGCATTCTATGTCATcgttcttgtttgttttgcggaCAAGAATCGGTCACCCGTTGAGCTGTGTCTTCTTTTGCCACTGGGGACGAGAGGGTTACgttccaaaaataaaccaccGTAAAACAATGACCGGAAATCGATCGTGTGTGCAAAAGTAAGAACCATTCTGAACTGGTTGTCCAAAAAACTCTAACCCGTGAGGGAAGCACACATTTCGTTCCCGGTGCTAATGACAAACCGGAAGAGACTTATTATTCCTTCACGTCACTTTCGAACGTCAGTCAAACTTGTCAAGGGGGTTTTAGTAAAGCGGAACTACTAGTACAAAGAAACGTCAGCTCGTTTCTGCAGAGGAGCATCAGTGCTAAAATATTTCTATTCGTTAGAATAATGTAGGAAGCCTTGCTCAACATGCGGCTATTAATGGTATCAAGCAAATTTGTAATTCGCAGCGAAATGTTAGTACAAGCAAAAGCAATGGACCAAACCATCGGTACATAGCGTCGTTATGGTGCACAAACCtgtaataaaatgaaacaagaACAAATCCCAGAAATGTATGAATACTGTGCTGAAAGCTAAAGT from Anopheles stephensi strain Indian chromosome 2, UCI_ANSTEP_V1.0, whole genome shotgun sequence includes the following:
- the LOC118506994 gene encoding poly(A) RNA polymerase GLD2-like translates to MGRTKVRKTSFSNCPKITTTLSSNMNVKLGTHNARMDTEQSSGSSLRLNGYVGNHTSNTTVWSLPVRISNLRPEHHPPDPNPLRSHMRYFGQQVFQSDVACGSSSSSKRTLNGTKYKYTFDVLNDIRQHMYFAPQRNERTRSYGERVPEKRAESDRSHHTFANLLRYYGYHNNWLMFKFGHTYQKESMYRRKNELWTQQVRGEPDVARRSLGPEHAQGHAALPQLHPIRPEHTEQKNICGPPKNNGNLQDYGKSSCPTSDNNTPNGSLESEGTSTSTESRASSSDQCPDTTPLETTTTVPSDVQTTVEDPLSKSIWHMFLANKQSESTFARKMRLWETLYHHFQRMASWLPKYELYLMGSTISGFGTDTSDMDMCIVDIDGPRYCDARTEALNNLLRVKSFIETMSTSSCFERLLLIRAKVPILRFRHVKENIDIDLSINNRVGIRNTHLLHCYAQLDLRVRPLVMVIKLWAQHHNLNDPKNSTMSSYSLVLMVLNFLQCGVTPSVVPCLHSVYPEKFAQDDYNSNLLERIDPYRSDNKDTLGELLLKFFKYYAEFDYAIYAISVRTGTILPISECKWSGSENHRIRGYLFIEEPFNRTNTGKSVHKRFVFERIRGAFAASWKMLEEHDNLSILFREPLFTSSSIPTTTSYF
- the LOC118506995 gene encoding peroxynitrite isomerase THAP4-like; the protein is MAKIHEALKPIQWLIGTWESVTAKGHYPTIKDFAYNEIIKFESVGQPLLNYEANSRHPVSGAPMHLERGFLRIKPGTSQVAFMVAHNFGLAVLEEGEATENELQLTSKAIDRMSFGKDPAVKAIEKRYRLNADGTLEIQTDMQTDVTPMTNHLQVVYKRCE